From the genome of Camarhynchus parvulus chromosome 8, STF_HiC, whole genome shotgun sequence, one region includes:
- the PRDX1 gene encoding peroxiredoxin-1, whose product MSSGKAFIGKPAPDFTATAVMPDGQFKDIKLSDYRGKYVVFFFYPLDFTFVCPTEIIAYSDRADEFKKINCEVIGASVDSHFCHLAWVNTPKKQGGLGTMKIPLVSDTKRAIAKDYGVLKEDEGIAYRGLFIIDDKGILRQITINDLPVGRSVDETLRLVQAFQFTDKHGEVCPAGWKPGSDTIKPDVQKSKEYFAKQK is encoded by the exons ATGTCTTCAGGAAAGGCTTTCATTGGAAAACCAGCTCCTGACTTTACTGCCACGGCTGTAATGCCAGATGGACAGTTCAAAGACATCAAACTCTCTGACTACAGAG GAAAATATGTTGTGTTCTTCTTCTACCCCCTGGACTTCACTTTTGTCTGTCCAACTGAAATCATTGCCTACAGTGACAGAGCTGATGAATTCAAGAAAATCAACTGTGAAGTGATTGGAGCTTCAGTTGACTCTCACTTCTGTCACCTTGCCTG ggTCAACACTCCTAAGAAGCAGGGAGGTTTGGGCACTATGAAAATCCCCCTGGTTTCTGACACAAAGCGTGCCATTGCCAAAGACTATGGGGTGCTGAAGGAGGATGAAGGTATTGCATACAG ggGTCTGTTCATAATTGATGATAAGGGGATCTTGAGGCAGATTACAATCAATGATCTTCCTGTTGGCCGCTCTGTTGATGAAACCCTCAGACTTGTGCAGGCCTTCCAGTTTACAGATAAACATGGAGAAG TGTGCCCAGCTGGCTGGAAGCCTGGGAGTGACACAATCAAGCCTGATGTTCAGAAAAGTAAAGAGTATTTTGCCAAGCAGAAATAA
- the MMACHC gene encoding methylmalonic aciduria and homocystinuria type C protein, producing MERRVAEQLRSALGPLGLEAHAFKVGWYNAVLQPAFHLPYPDDTLAFVVLSTPSMFDKALKPFVSKERLKIIRDPVDQCVSHHLSRVKEKFPDQRVDIMFDYEMLPSRKPKFLAQTAAHVAGAAYYYQRKDVKLDPWGKKKIFGVCIHPKYGGWFAIRALLLFPAIQVPFLEQPLPVDCVSSEEKRIELLEQFNFHWQDGRYRDIIEVKERYSEEQKNYFATPPAERFRLLGLSQEAQRITFH from the exons GTTGGGTGGTACAATGCTGTTCTCCAGCCAGCCTTCCACCTCCCCTACCCAGATGACACGCTGGCCTTTGTGGTCCTCAGCACACCGTCCATGTTCGACAAGGCCCTTAAGCCTTTTGTGAGCAAAGAACGGTTAAAAATAATCAGGGATCCTGTGGATCAGTGTGTTTCCCATCATTTATCCCGTGTGAAGGAG aaattccctgaCCAGAGGGTGGATATCATGTTTGATTATGAGATGCTGCCGAGCCGAAAGCCCAAGTTCCTGGCACAGACAGCTGCCCACGTTGCTGGAGCTGCATATTACTACCAAAGGAAGGATGTGAAGCTCGATCCTTGGGGGAAAAAG aagaTCTTTGGCGTTTGTATCCATCCCAAGTATGGTGGCTGGTTTGCTATccgggctctgctgctcttcccgGCCATCCAGGTGCCattcctggagcagcccctcccTGTGGACTGTGTGAGCTCCGAGGAGAAGAGGattgagctgctggagcagttcaATTTCCACTGGCAGGACGGCCGCTACAGGGACATCATTGAAGTGAAGGAAAGGTACTCGGAGGAGCAAAAGAACTACTTTGCCACTCCACCAGCCGAGAGATTCCGGCTGCTGGGGCTCTCACAGGAAGCCCAGAGAATCACATTTCACTGA